A genomic window from Luteolibacter sp. LG18 includes:
- a CDS encoding gamma carbonic anhydrase family protein, which produces MAIESYDGISPVIPSSAYIAGSADVIGRVTLGEESSVWYHAVLRGDINEITIGPRSNIQDNVVVHLADDYGCHVGELVTVGHSAVIHACTIKDEVLVGMGAIILDGAVIGERSIIGAGALVTGGTIIPPGSLVIGSPAKVVRTLSLDEQSKVKSWAEKYVTVSRKYLAR; this is translated from the coding sequence ATGGCCATTGAATCGTATGACGGCATCTCGCCCGTGATCCCCTCCTCCGCCTACATCGCGGGCAGCGCCGATGTGATCGGCCGGGTCACCCTGGGCGAGGAATCGAGCGTCTGGTACCACGCCGTCCTGCGCGGCGACATCAATGAGATCACCATCGGCCCGCGCTCGAACATCCAGGACAACGTGGTGGTCCACCTCGCGGACGATTACGGCTGCCACGTCGGCGAACTCGTCACCGTGGGCCACTCCGCCGTCATCCACGCCTGCACGATCAAGGATGAGGTGCTTGTCGGCATGGGAGCGATCATCCTCGATGGCGCGGTGATCGGGGAACGCTCGATCATCGGCGCGGGCGCGCTGGTCACCGGCGGCACCATCATTCCGCCCGGCTCGCTGGTCATCGGTTCGCCCGCGAAGGTGGTGCGCACCCTTTCGCTCGACGAGCAATCGAAGGTGAAGTCGTGGGCCGAGAAGTACGTGACCGTCTCGCGGAAGTATCTCGCGCGCTGA
- a CDS encoding aldehyde dehydrogenase family protein, with protein MLHERPTLKDRYLNFIGGQYVAPVDGRYFENPSPVDGKVLCEVARSNDKDVDLAVDAAWRAFEGGWKNTSVTTRSNLLLKIAQITEDHLVHLARVETVDNGKPIRETLAADLPLVVDHYRYFAGVIRGEEGGISELDPDTVSIQLHEPLGVVGQIIPWNFPLLMAAWKLAPALAAGNCVVLKPAEQTPVGIMEWVELIKEVLPPGVLNVVHGFGPEAGKPLAQHPRVKKVAFTGETTTGRLIMQYASENIIPVTLELGGKSPNVFFESVMDDDDDFFDKCLEGAAMFALNQGEVCTCPSRILVQESIAESFAERLVERVGKIKLGDPFDTDTMVGAQASNDQYEKIQSYLNVGREEGAKVLCGGGIHRGIEGGYYVQPTIFRGHNTMRIFQEEIFGPVASFTTFKDEEDAIRIANDTLYGLGAGVWTRDAHQLYRVPRAIEAGRVWVNCYHLYPAHAAFGGYKKSGIGRETHKMMLNHYRQTKNMLVSYSKKALGFF; from the coding sequence ATGCTCCACGAACGTCCAACGCTGAAAGACCGCTACCTCAATTTCATCGGCGGCCAGTATGTCGCACCGGTCGATGGCCGGTATTTCGAAAACCCCTCGCCGGTCGACGGCAAGGTCCTCTGCGAAGTCGCGCGATCGAACGACAAGGACGTCGATCTGGCGGTCGACGCGGCCTGGCGGGCCTTCGAGGGCGGCTGGAAGAACACCTCGGTCACCACCCGCAGCAACCTGCTGCTGAAGATCGCGCAGATCACCGAGGACCACCTCGTCCACCTCGCGCGGGTGGAGACCGTGGACAACGGCAAGCCGATCCGCGAGACGCTGGCCGCGGACCTGCCGCTGGTGGTCGACCACTACCGCTACTTCGCCGGGGTGATCCGCGGCGAGGAGGGCGGCATCTCGGAGCTGGATCCGGACACCGTGAGCATCCAGCTCCACGAGCCGCTGGGCGTGGTCGGCCAGATCATCCCGTGGAACTTCCCGCTGCTGATGGCCGCGTGGAAACTCGCCCCGGCCCTGGCTGCCGGAAACTGCGTGGTGCTCAAGCCCGCCGAGCAAACCCCGGTGGGCATCATGGAATGGGTGGAGTTGATCAAGGAGGTGCTGCCGCCCGGCGTGCTCAATGTCGTCCACGGCTTCGGCCCGGAGGCCGGCAAGCCACTGGCCCAGCATCCGCGGGTCAAGAAGGTGGCCTTCACCGGGGAAACCACCACCGGCCGGTTGATCATGCAGTACGCGTCCGAGAACATCATTCCCGTCACCCTCGAACTCGGCGGCAAGTCGCCGAATGTCTTCTTCGAGAGCGTCATGGACGACGACGATGACTTCTTCGACAAGTGCCTGGAGGGTGCCGCCATGTTCGCGCTGAACCAGGGCGAGGTCTGCACCTGTCCGAGCCGCATCCTGGTGCAGGAATCGATCGCCGAGTCCTTCGCCGAACGGCTGGTGGAGCGAGTGGGGAAAATCAAGCTGGGCGATCCGTTCGACACCGACACCATGGTCGGCGCGCAGGCGTCCAACGACCAATACGAGAAGATCCAGAGCTACCTGAACGTCGGCCGGGAGGAAGGCGCCAAGGTGCTGTGTGGCGGCGGCATCCACCGCGGCATCGAGGGCGGCTACTACGTCCAGCCGACCATTTTCCGCGGCCACAACACCATGCGCATCTTCCAGGAGGAGATCTTCGGCCCGGTGGCGAGCTTCACCACCTTTAAGGACGAGGAGGACGCCATCCGCATCGCCAATGACACGCTCTACGGCCTGGGAGCGGGGGTGTGGACGCGCGATGCTCACCAGCTCTACCGCGTCCCGCGGGCCATCGAAGCGGGCCGGGTGTGGGTGAACTGCTACCACCTCTATCCCGCCCACGCCGCCTTCGGTGGCTACAAGAAATCCGGCATCGGCCGCGAAACCCACAAGATGATGCTCAACCACTACCGGCAGACGAAGAACATGCTGGTGTCCTATTCGAAGAAGGCCCTCGGGTTCTTTTGA
- a CDS encoding bifunctional nuclease family protein, which translates to MSDLVRVEPVALLPTQAGCAVFLGDGQKAIVFYIDPAVGASINTSMAGQTPPRPLTHDLFLLALETFGAKVARIVIVRVENDIYYARLILEAENEIMERKIVELDARPSDCLALSVRCGAPVFVVRELWESLQDMSAVLEEMREKGLGFGDPEHG; encoded by the coding sequence ATGTCCGATCTCGTCCGTGTCGAACCCGTGGCGCTGCTCCCCACCCAGGCCGGTTGCGCCGTGTTCCTGGGGGACGGCCAGAAGGCGATCGTGTTCTACATCGATCCGGCGGTAGGAGCCTCGATCAACACCTCGATGGCGGGCCAGACGCCGCCGCGGCCGCTGACCCACGACCTGTTCCTGCTGGCGCTGGAGACCTTCGGCGCGAAGGTGGCGCGGATCGTCATCGTGCGGGTGGAGAACGACATTTACTACGCCCGCCTGATCCTGGAGGCGGAGAACGAGATCATGGAGCGGAAGATCGTCGAGCTGGACGCCCGCCCGAGCGATTGCCTGGCGCTGTCCGTGCGCTGCGGGGCACCGGTTTTCGTGGTCCGGGAGCTGTGGGAGTCCCTGCAGGACATGTCCGCGGTGCTGGAGGAGATGCGGGAAAAGGGCCTCGGCTTCGGCGATCCGGAGCACGGGTGA
- a CDS encoding DUF779 domain-containing protein has protein sequence MPSRVLITDAAAAVIDQLRAVHGPLMFHQSGGCCDGSQPMCYAAGEFRLGRSDVKLGEIHGCPFYMERSQFECWQHTQLTIDVKPGRGSSFSLEIPLGLRFLVDSRVFTPEETAGLPPVEPVEA, from the coding sequence ATGCCCTCCCGCGTCCTCATCACCGATGCCGCCGCCGCGGTCATCGACCAATTGCGCGCCGTCCACGGACCGCTGATGTTCCACCAGTCCGGCGGCTGCTGCGATGGTTCGCAGCCGATGTGCTACGCCGCGGGGGAGTTCCGGCTGGGACGGTCCGACGTGAAACTCGGCGAGATCCACGGCTGCCCGTTCTACATGGAAAGGTCCCAGTTCGAATGCTGGCAGCACACCCAGCTCACGATCGACGTGAAGCCGGGCCGGGGCTCCAGCTTCTCGCTGGAGATCCCGCTCGGCCTCCGGTTCCTGGTCGACAGCCGGGTGTTCACCCCGGAGGAAACCGCCGGGCTGCCCCCGGTGGAACCGGTCGAAGCGTGA
- a CDS encoding PEP-CTERM sorting domain-containing protein, giving the protein MTFRHLLCCGLLAAATGGAHAASIQFTAINADEDGWAVVTLQDITPGTTIYFTDNEWNGSAIGSGGAFNTGESYFQWASGATAITAITAGTVIRFSAVDTTSLAATVGTLSRATVSGSTNYGISQSADTIYAYLGTAADTPTQFLAAIATTTFSAAEGVITSTGLTLGATAIQLNIGTGGDYAEYTGARTGQTTFAGYQSAVGNIANWNNPGDGNFASTEPNTTAFTVVPEPSAALIGGLGVFALIRRRR; this is encoded by the coding sequence ATGACCTTCCGACATCTCCTGTGCTGTGGCCTGCTCGCCGCGGCCACCGGCGGCGCTCACGCGGCCAGCATTCAGTTCACCGCCATCAATGCCGATGAAGACGGCTGGGCGGTGGTGACCCTCCAGGACATCACTCCCGGCACCACCATCTACTTCACCGACAACGAATGGAACGGCAGCGCCATCGGCAGCGGCGGAGCCTTCAATACCGGTGAAAGCTACTTCCAATGGGCCAGCGGGGCCACCGCCATCACCGCCATCACCGCCGGCACCGTGATCCGCTTCTCGGCGGTCGACACCACCAGCCTGGCGGCCACCGTGGGCACGCTGAGCCGCGCCACCGTTTCCGGCAGCACCAACTACGGCATCAGCCAGAGTGCCGACACCATCTACGCCTATCTCGGCACGGCCGCCGACACGCCGACCCAGTTCCTGGCGGCGATCGCGACCACCACCTTCTCCGCCGCGGAAGGCGTGATCACCAGCACCGGCCTGACGCTCGGCGCCACCGCCATCCAGCTCAACATCGGCACCGGCGGCGACTACGCCGAATACACCGGTGCCCGCACCGGCCAGACCACCTTCGCCGGCTACCAATCGGCGGTGGGCAACATCGCGAATTGGAACAACCCGGGCGATGGCAACTTCGCCTCGACGGAGCCGAACACGACCGCTTTCACCGTGGTCCCAGAGCCCTCGGCGGCCCTGATCGGCGGTTTGGGGGTATTCGCCCTGATCCGCCGCCGCCGCTGA